A stretch of Bacillus pseudomycoides DNA encodes these proteins:
- a CDS encoding helix-turn-helix transcriptional regulator produces MAVSKIKVARVQLDLTQQQLAEKVGVTRQTISLIEKGKYNPSLELCLNICYALNQTLNDLFWEERSDK; encoded by the coding sequence TTGGCTGTAAGTAAAATAAAAGTCGCTCGTGTTCAGTTAGATTTAACACAACAACAATTAGCAGAAAAAGTAGGAGTTACAAGGCAAACGATTAGTTTAATTGAAAAAGGGAAGTACAATCCTTCTTTAGAGTTATGTTTGAATATTTGTTATGCGTTAAACCAAACATTAAATGATTTATTTTGGGAGGAAAGGAGCGACAAATAG
- the qoxC gene encoding cytochrome aa3 quinol oxidase subunit III, translated as MAALDKSLPLEYQSEQSRLNILGFWIFLGAEIMLFATLFASYLVLAGRTADGPTPAQLFEVKTLLIQTLLLLTSSFTCGIVIHEMRKNNQKAMLGWFLFTLLLGAGFLFFEIEEFIMYVGEGATIQTSAFLSGFFVLLGTHGAHVTGGIIWATCVIIQILKRGLTPVTARKVFIISLYWHFLDLVWIFIYTLVYLNGMVA; from the coding sequence ATGGCGGCTTTAGATAAGAGCTTACCTTTAGAATATCAATCTGAACAAAGCAGATTGAACATTCTGGGGTTCTGGATTTTCCTAGGGGCTGAAATTATGCTGTTCGCAACACTTTTCGCCTCTTATCTAGTACTTGCTGGTCGTACGGCAGATGGTCCAACGCCAGCACAACTGTTTGAAGTTAAAACACTTTTAATTCAAACACTCCTACTTTTAACAAGTAGTTTTACATGCGGTATCGTAATTCATGAAATGCGTAAAAACAACCAAAAAGCTATGTTAGGATGGTTCCTTTTCACATTACTTTTAGGTGCAGGCTTCCTATTTTTTGAAATTGAAGAATTCATCATGTATGTTGGGGAAGGCGCGACGATACAAACAAGCGCATTCTTATCTGGATTCTTTGTTCTTCTTGGAACACATGGTGCCCACGTAACAGGTGGTATCATCTGGGCAACTTGTGTAATCATCCAAATTTTAAAAAGAGGTTTAACACCAGTTACAGCTCGTAAAGTATTCATTATCAGCTTATACTGGCACTTCCTTGACCTTGTTTGGATCTTTATTTACACACTAGTTTACTTGAACGGGATGGTGGCGTAA
- a CDS encoding DNA-binding protein, with product MKNKKWLKLSLATAITLSIGSTYIPPAFAESSTDPAPEIAAKVVNQNNGKKVLFDNTHGQTAGTADWVIDGGFSDFGNGIAKNGYFVKELRQSTPITYENLKDYNVFIVPEANIPYKKSEQDAMLQYVKNGGSIFFIADHYNADRNKNRWDSSEVFNGYRRGAWDNPAKGMSNEEANSPAMQGVESSDWLSQNFGIRFRYNALGDVSAKNIVSPEQSFGITKGVSSVAMHAGSTLAITNPKFAKGIVYLPENPSKWNNAVDSGVYNGGGIAEGPYAAIAKVGLGKAAFIGDSSPVEDASPKYVREDTGQAKKTYDGYKEENDAILLENIVNWLSKKETYTSLDQVNGLQLDNPTPLQTFEQPNLSTEPQPEPWSAPNQGYKWFNTNTFKPGSYGYSSTVTTPVNNYVVTHPSILPNNEVFQVKIQLNNLLPNTTYSNYSLGIFTTGGTQVAKIQNENGTWPSNFGYSNAFSFITNSLGFAEKVVNVQLAPNTTGQATLRLRQNTTTKYNEAVTINNK from the coding sequence ATGAAGAACAAAAAATGGCTTAAACTTTCTTTAGCAACAGCAATTACACTCAGTATCGGAAGCACTTATATTCCACCTGCTTTCGCTGAAAGTTCTACAGATCCAGCACCTGAAATTGCTGCAAAAGTTGTAAATCAAAACAATGGGAAGAAAGTATTATTTGATAATACACATGGGCAAACAGCAGGTACAGCTGATTGGGTCATTGATGGTGGTTTTTCCGATTTTGGAAATGGTATTGCTAAAAATGGATATTTTGTAAAAGAGCTTCGCCAATCTACACCTATTACATATGAAAATTTAAAAGATTATAATGTGTTTATCGTTCCTGAAGCAAATATTCCTTATAAAAAATCTGAACAAGATGCTATGTTACAGTATGTTAAAAATGGTGGTAGTATTTTCTTTATCGCAGATCATTATAATGCAGACCGAAATAAGAATCGCTGGGATTCTTCAGAGGTATTTAATGGATACAGACGTGGTGCATGGGACAATCCTGCAAAAGGTATGTCTAATGAAGAAGCAAACTCGCCAGCAATGCAAGGAGTAGAAAGCTCCGATTGGTTATCTCAAAACTTTGGTATTCGCTTTCGCTATAATGCGCTTGGAGATGTTTCTGCCAAAAATATTGTATCACCTGAACAATCCTTTGGTATTACGAAAGGTGTTTCATCAGTAGCTATGCATGCTGGTTCTACACTTGCCATTACAAACCCTAAATTTGCAAAAGGAATCGTGTACCTTCCAGAAAACCCATCAAAATGGAATAACGCTGTTGATAGTGGTGTTTATAATGGTGGCGGTATTGCAGAAGGCCCTTATGCTGCAATTGCTAAAGTTGGCCTTGGAAAAGCAGCCTTTATCGGTGATTCTTCTCCTGTTGAGGATGCCTCGCCAAAATATGTTCGTGAAGATACAGGACAAGCAAAAAAAACATATGATGGATATAAAGAAGAAAATGACGCTATTCTATTGGAAAACATTGTGAATTGGTTATCTAAAAAAGAAACTTATACAAGTTTAGATCAAGTAAATGGCTTACAACTTGATAACCCGACACCTTTGCAAACATTTGAACAACCTAATTTATCAACTGAGCCACAACCAGAACCTTGGAGCGCTCCAAATCAAGGATATAAATGGTTCAATACAAATACATTTAAGCCAGGTTCATATGGATATAGCAGTACAGTAACTACACCTGTAAATAATTACGTAGTTACGCATCCTAGTATCCTGCCAAACAATGAAGTATTCCAAGTGAAAATTCAATTAAATAACTTATTACCAAATACAACATATAGTAATTATTCTCTAGGGATTTTCACAACTGGAGGAACGCAAGTTGCGAAAATCCAAAATGAAAATGGTACTTGGCCTTCTAACTTTGGATATAGTAATGCATTCTCTTTCATAACAAACAGTCTAGGTTTTGCTGAAAAAGTAGTAAATGTACAACTCGCACCAAATACAACTGGACAAGCCACTTTGCGTCTTCGTCAAAATACAACGACAAAATATAATGAAGCTGTCACTATTAATAATAAATAA
- a CDS encoding DUF2339 domain-containing protein produces MKQDLNKKIEALETAIDTIQEALYELKAQQREIEEEKVQQEREQKKQETSIPVPNVRREEIVVSEERVKEPEITQVDISAFKPEPFDIIKFCQTWLPRIFVAIMLLGVIWLFKAGVDAGLLTPAIRIVFGVVLSVGLYYVGDMQIKQERQALGLVLAGGSITGIVLTTFAAHYLYHFFPASIAFILNIIWSILGIYLAKRYQSEYLAIFVAVGAFFVPFLLNSTTPNSYIFFGYETILTTSLLWYAYKNRYQYLYMVSYCVSVLVTFVFFVIMTTLLGNLNVQLTLVYGFIHITLFWHMFMNRSFIYQPRMALFSANAIFFILAIVKIPDFTTGGLLISTVVHTVMFVAEYRKNKKSLFTDLLFGFAMGSFSLAILYEFSLVNGSIVLMLQGFLGVVTAVKLKQEIKFYISAVIYAIGMLQTLVSPFEAFMSAAFVAHFILLGTFYYGMMRVKPMLQQFGKHVYSITLYGFMVLVFITITRIGEVLSTDGGIISVPVSLLWMIYALVAVWFGRNRGMNEILYAGLVVLVVTVSKLFFLDLPEVSMMIRAVLFLLIGGLGIVISRMFFSKEKDE; encoded by the coding sequence ATGAAACAGGATTTAAACAAAAAAATAGAAGCTCTAGAAACAGCGATTGATACAATCCAAGAGGCGCTCTATGAATTAAAGGCACAGCAAAGGGAAATAGAAGAAGAAAAAGTTCAACAGGAGAGAGAGCAGAAGAAACAAGAAACTAGTATCCCTGTACCAAATGTGAGAAGAGAAGAAATTGTCGTTAGTGAAGAAAGAGTGAAAGAACCAGAAATAACACAAGTAGATATTTCTGCATTTAAGCCTGAACCGTTTGATATTATAAAATTTTGTCAAACATGGCTGCCGCGTATTTTCGTTGCTATTATGCTACTTGGGGTAATTTGGCTCTTTAAAGCGGGAGTAGATGCGGGATTACTTACTCCAGCAATTCGTATTGTATTTGGCGTAGTATTATCAGTTGGTTTGTACTATGTAGGTGATATGCAAATAAAACAGGAACGTCAAGCATTAGGATTAGTATTAGCTGGGGGGAGTATTACAGGGATCGTTTTAACGACATTTGCTGCACATTATTTGTATCATTTCTTTCCAGCAAGCATTGCATTTATACTTAATATTATTTGGAGTATACTTGGCATTTATCTCGCTAAGCGATATCAATCAGAGTATCTCGCTATATTTGTAGCTGTAGGTGCCTTTTTTGTACCGTTCTTATTAAATAGCACAACGCCTAATTCTTACATTTTCTTTGGATATGAAACAATATTAACGACTAGTTTATTGTGGTATGCGTATAAAAACCGTTATCAATATTTATATATGGTGTCTTATTGTGTTTCTGTACTTGTAACATTTGTCTTCTTTGTCATTATGACAACGTTACTAGGAAATTTAAATGTACAACTAACACTTGTTTATGGATTCATTCATATTACACTTTTTTGGCATATGTTTATGAACCGAAGTTTTATTTATCAACCTAGAATGGCGTTGTTTAGTGCGAATGCAATTTTCTTTATTTTAGCGATTGTAAAAATTCCAGACTTTACAACAGGGGGATTATTAATTAGTACAGTTGTACACACTGTAATGTTTGTAGCTGAATATAGAAAAAATAAAAAATCATTATTTACTGATCTTTTATTTGGATTTGCAATGGGATCGTTTAGTTTAGCAATTTTATATGAGTTCAGCTTAGTAAATGGATCGATCGTCTTAATGTTACAAGGATTCTTAGGTGTTGTTACTGCCGTTAAATTGAAACAAGAAATTAAGTTTTATATAAGTGCTGTCATTTATGCGATTGGTATGCTTCAAACGCTCGTTAGTCCATTTGAAGCATTTATGTCAGCTGCTTTTGTAGCTCACTTCATTTTACTTGGAACATTTTATTATGGCATGATGAGAGTGAAACCAATGTTACAACAGTTTGGAAAACATGTGTATTCGATTACACTGTACGGCTTTATGGTACTTGTATTTATTACGATTACTAGAATAGGAGAGGTTCTTTCAACAGACGGAGGTATTATCAGTGTACCTGTCTCTCTTTTATGGATGATATATGCTTTAGTTGCAGTTTGGTTTGGACGTAATAGAGGAATGAATGAAATACTGTATGCAGGGCTAGTGGTGCTAGTTGTGACAGTGAGCAAGTTATTCTTCTTAGATTTACCAGAAGTATCAATGATGATTCGTGCAGTATTATTCTTACTTATTGGTGGACTAGGAATTGTTATTTCTAGAATGTTTTTCTCAAAAGAAAAAGATGAGTAG
- a CDS encoding NCS2 family permease yields MFQLQKYNTSVRQEILAGITTFFTFAYILVINPKILADAGVPFDQAFTATIIATVVGTLCMAFLANYPIVIAPAMGMNAYFAYSVVQKAEGITYVVAFSAVFVTGIIFLLLSFTSFRQKLIVAIPDSLKQAIAGGIGLFIAFIGLRLSGIIVDHPSNLVTIGDFHSPAVILTLVGLALAAVLMALRVSGALFISMIVTGIIAFFTGQLKFADKITAIPHLPKGIIVSNPMTAFSDVIEYGLYGVVFSFLLVLLFDTTGALLGLIKQAGLNTDNAEKRFGKAFIADAIGGTTGAVFGTSPTAATIESSAGIAAGGKTGLTGIVVICLTIVTAFFSPVIASLSSVAAITAPSLIIVGSLMAQSIRDINWSEFEDALPAFLIFVGIPLTSSIANGIALGFLIYPILKIVKGKGMEVHPLLYFFAILFGCHLFL; encoded by the coding sequence ATGTTCCAATTACAAAAGTATAACACTTCTGTGAGGCAAGAGATTTTAGCTGGCATCACAACATTTTTTACATTTGCGTACATTCTTGTCATCAATCCGAAAATATTAGCTGATGCAGGTGTACCATTTGATCAAGCATTTACGGCAACCATTATTGCAACAGTTGTCGGAACATTATGTATGGCATTTTTAGCAAATTATCCGATTGTCATTGCTCCAGCAATGGGGATGAATGCGTACTTTGCTTATTCTGTTGTACAAAAGGCAGAAGGTATTACATATGTCGTTGCATTTTCGGCGGTATTTGTCACAGGTATTATTTTTCTTTTATTATCTTTCACCTCATTTCGTCAGAAACTTATTGTCGCAATTCCAGACAGTTTAAAACAGGCAATTGCAGGTGGGATTGGGTTATTTATTGCTTTCATTGGTCTTCGTCTATCTGGGATTATCGTGGATCATCCATCTAATTTAGTTACAATTGGAGATTTTCATTCACCAGCTGTTATTTTAACACTAGTTGGTTTAGCATTAGCAGCAGTGTTAATGGCATTGCGTGTGAGTGGTGCATTGTTTATTAGTATGATTGTTACAGGAATTATTGCCTTTTTTACAGGTCAGCTTAAGTTTGCGGATAAAATTACAGCTATTCCCCATTTACCAAAGGGAATCATTGTTTCAAATCCGATGACTGCATTTTCTGATGTAATTGAATATGGATTATACGGCGTTGTTTTTTCATTTTTACTCGTATTATTATTTGATACAACAGGGGCTTTGCTTGGCCTCATTAAACAAGCGGGTTTAAATACAGATAATGCTGAAAAACGTTTCGGTAAAGCATTTATTGCTGATGCAATCGGTGGTACAACGGGAGCTGTGTTTGGGACAAGCCCAACAGCAGCAACGATTGAATCGTCAGCGGGAATTGCAGCAGGTGGTAAAACAGGGTTAACAGGTATTGTGGTCATTTGCTTAACAATCGTTACTGCATTTTTCAGTCCGGTAATTGCTTCTTTATCGAGTGTAGCAGCAATTACTGCGCCATCATTAATTATTGTAGGGAGTTTAATGGCACAAAGTATTCGTGATATTAACTGGAGTGAATTTGAAGATGCATTACCGGCATTTTTAATTTTCGTAGGGATTCCATTAACATCTAGTATTGCGAACGGAATTGCACTTGGATTTTTAATCTATCCAATTTTAAAAATTGTGAAGGGGAAAGGAATGGAAGTTCATCCGCTTCTGTATTTTTTCGCGATTTTATTTGGGTGTCATTTGTTCTTATAA
- the brnQ1 gene encoding branched-chain amino acid transport system II carrier protein BrnQ1, with product MSLMLFSMFFGAGNLIFPPFLGYEAGEHVWIALLGFIISATGLPILGVIAIAKAGSFQGLANRVHSSFAVIFPCLIYLFIGPGLGIPRAGSLAFEMGPGQFVSGESNVLLLIYTFIFFSIVYWLSLSPSKLMGLFGKLLTPLLLCMIALIFIKSMITPVGEIQAPIGNYKQSAVFQGFLDGYLTMDALAALIFGIVMANALRTKGIQDEKGLAKYMSMAGIGAGLLLSLIYVILGYIGSISGSLGKFDNGAQVLAHVMTSLFGQSGMILLGIIFTVACLCVSIGLVTSCSQFFAEVFPRVSYKVWAFVLSVVSMILANLGLTQILKVSVPILGFIYPIALTLIILGLFHKYIGKYTYVYPVTIGIVAVFSGIDILNRNVLLSKWTPILEYIPLYTEGVGWIIPAIVGGCFGIIVSVCMNKND from the coding sequence ATGAGCCTTATGCTATTCTCGATGTTTTTCGGGGCTGGAAATCTTATTTTTCCACCTTTTCTTGGATATGAAGCAGGAGAACATGTCTGGATTGCGTTGCTTGGATTTATTATATCAGCAACGGGGCTTCCCATATTAGGTGTAATAGCGATTGCTAAAGCAGGAAGTTTCCAAGGATTAGCTAATCGTGTACACTCTTCTTTTGCCGTTATTTTTCCTTGTTTAATTTATTTGTTTATTGGTCCGGGTCTAGGTATACCGCGTGCGGGAAGTTTAGCTTTTGAAATGGGACCAGGTCAGTTTGTTTCAGGGGAGAGTAATGTATTACTACTCATCTATACATTTATCTTTTTTAGTATTGTATATTGGCTAAGTTTATCACCATCGAAATTGATGGGGCTGTTTGGAAAACTGTTAACACCCTTATTATTATGTATGATTGCTCTTATTTTTATAAAAAGTATGATTACGCCAGTAGGAGAGATTCAAGCACCAATAGGGAACTATAAGCAATCAGCAGTATTTCAAGGTTTTTTGGATGGGTATTTAACGATGGACGCTTTAGCAGCATTAATCTTTGGAATTGTTATGGCAAATGCTTTGCGTACCAAAGGAATACAAGATGAAAAGGGCTTAGCAAAATATATGAGCATGGCAGGTATCGGTGCTGGTCTTCTATTATCTCTTATTTACGTCATTCTTGGATATATTGGATCAATCAGTGGCTCGCTTGGGAAATTTGATAATGGTGCACAAGTATTAGCTCATGTGATGACATCATTATTTGGACAGAGCGGTATGATATTATTAGGAATTATTTTTACAGTTGCTTGTTTGTGTGTATCGATTGGACTTGTTACATCTTGTAGTCAGTTTTTTGCAGAAGTATTTCCGAGAGTCTCTTATAAAGTGTGGGCTTTTGTCTTAAGTGTCGTTAGTATGATTCTTGCTAATTTAGGACTAACACAAATTTTAAAAGTATCCGTTCCGATTCTTGGATTTATTTATCCCATTGCTTTAACACTTATTATTTTAGGGCTATTTCATAAGTATATTGGTAAGTATACGTATGTATATCCAGTGACGATTGGAATAGTAGCAGTGTTTAGTGGAATAGATATTTTAAATCGTAATGTGTTACTTTCAAAATGGACACCTATATTAGAATATATTCCTTTGTATACAGAAGGAGTAGGGTGGATTATTCCAGCAATTGTAGGTGGTTGCTTTGGGATAATTGTAAGTGTTTGTATGAATAAAAATGATTAG
- a CDS encoding GNAT family N-acetyltransferase produces the protein MVTIKLIDASETYELRQKFLRPTQSLAACQYPSDYKPHSLHLGAFLNEELISIASFSPEAEPSLQGGNHHYRLRGMATVPTFRKQHAGTSLIKHAETILKERQATILWCNARITVTDYYKRLGFLEHGEIFDIDPIGPHRLMYKVLG, from the coding sequence ATGGTTACCATTAAGCTTATTGATGCATCTGAAACATACGAACTACGTCAAAAATTTTTACGTCCAACTCAATCTCTAGCCGCTTGTCAGTATCCTTCTGATTATAAACCCCATTCCTTGCATCTAGGAGCATTTCTAAACGAAGAACTCATTAGCATCGCTTCATTTTCACCTGAAGCAGAACCTTCCTTACAAGGAGGTAACCACCACTATCGTTTACGAGGCATGGCTACAGTGCCTACCTTTCGGAAACAACATGCTGGAACCTCATTAATTAAACACGCCGAAACCATTCTAAAAGAACGCCAAGCAACAATACTATGGTGCAATGCTCGCATTACCGTTACAGATTACTACAAACGATTAGGATTCCTAGAACATGGTGAAATATTTGATATCGATCCAATTGGGCCACATAGATTGATGTATAAAGTATTAGGTTGA
- a CDS encoding DUF4022 family protein, with protein sequence MNHTMSISTLALLLLAEVLVAIILIGISIEICSYGWKKSNGTKYFCLFLSLLIGTSSILGLCVAPAYFFLQLIEKAL encoded by the coding sequence ATGAATCACACAATGTCTATTTCAACTTTAGCTCTTTTGTTATTAGCAGAAGTACTCGTTGCCATTATTCTTATTGGCATTAGCATTGAAATCTGTAGCTACGGATGGAAGAAGTCAAATGGAACGAAATACTTTTGTCTCTTTCTCTCCCTTCTCATTGGTACTAGTAGCATACTAGGTCTTTGTGTTGCACCTGCCTATTTCTTTCTACAACTTATAGAAAAGGCGTTATAA
- the qoxD gene encoding cytochrome aa3 quinol oxidase subunit IV, producing MGQNNTQANGHTHSGFPWSHVFGFILSLALTFLALYVALYTTLPLSTILTTIIIMALAQGLLQLIMFMHLREGEGTIQIVTMIYSFFVAIATVGLTVWIFFSM from the coding sequence ATGGGACAAAACAATACTCAAGCAAATGGACACACGCATAGCGGTTTTCCATGGTCACACGTTTTCGGGTTCATTTTATCGCTTGCACTAACGTTTCTTGCTTTATACGTTGCGCTTTACACAACCTTGCCACTTTCAACGATATTAACAACTATTATCATAATGGCACTTGCGCAAGGTTTATTACAATTAATTATGTTCATGCACTTAAGAGAAGGAGAAGGTACAATTCAAATTGTTACAATGATATACAGTTTCTTCGTTGCAATTGCAACAGTTGGTCTTACTGTATGGATTTTCTTCTCTATGTAA
- a CDS encoding DUF3916 domain-containing protein, with protein MKQSTWNSGSKKETRGLRRACRNFLKYATMHTSSLPNANEQSALGCWSIHLPFNSSYMHAKRNSNSIKRFYLQTAINRIEHLIHLKTTVEKEYRIYFGVSFPNLQTSNILIVCSEQGIERFFEGFLGRYMDGPQWVSLPQERNIEKEFGLHIPKELQVKGYTETFTDSDYNDKEIWFIGELE; from the coding sequence TTGAAACAATCGACTTGGAACAGTGGCTCAAAAAAGGAAACCCGTGGCCTACGGCGCGCATGCCGGAATTTCTTGAAATATGCGACTATGCATACAAGCTCTTTACCAAATGCTAACGAACAATCTGCTTTAGGTTGCTGGTCTATTCATCTTCCCTTCAATTCTTCTTATATGCATGCAAAACGTAACTCAAACTCAATTAAACGATTTTATTTACAGACAGCAATCAACCGGATAGAGCATTTAATCCATCTAAAAACTACAGTTGAAAAAGAGTATCGTATTTATTTTGGTGTCTCTTTTCCTAACTTACAAACTTCTAATATTTTAATTGTATGTAGTGAACAAGGGATAGAACGATTTTTTGAAGGTTTTCTAGGTAGATACATGGATGGGCCACAGTGGGTTTCATTACCACAGGAACGCAATATCGAAAAAGAATTCGGCTTACATATCCCTAAAGAATTACAAGTAAAGGGATACACAGAAACTTTCACTGATTCTGATTACAACGACAAAGAAATATGGTTTATAGGAGAATTAGAGTGA
- a CDS encoding amino acid permease — MQNTNKSGNLNRGLKQRHITLMSLGSAIGVGLFLGSASAIKLAGPSILLAYMIAGLVIFFIMRALGEMAIEQPVAGSFSKYAYDYLGPLAGYITGWNYWFLWVITCMAEITAAGIYMEFWFPDIPRWIWALMALVLMSAFNFLSVKVFGELEFWFALIKIVTIICMIVIGTGIILFGFGNDGIATGISNLWSHGGWFPNGFSGLLLSLQMVLFAYLGVELIGVTAGEAQNPKKTIAKAIDNVFWRILLFYVGALFVMMAIYPWNELGDKGSPFVLTFQQIGIAKAAGIINFVVLTAALSSCNGGLFSTGRMLFTLAEQKKAPEKFGHLNKNGIPSKGILATSFVLLIGVILNYLVPAKVFTWLTSISTFGAIWTWGIILVAQIQFRKGLPAQTKQNLTYKMPLHPLSSYFSLGFLTLVLGIMAYSEDTRIALIVGPIWLIALVVVYYLKGFHKIDAAANSKIS, encoded by the coding sequence ATGCAAAACACAAACAAATCAGGAAATTTAAACCGCGGTCTAAAACAAAGACACATCACATTGATGTCTCTTGGATCCGCTATTGGTGTAGGACTATTTTTAGGATCTGCTTCCGCTATAAAATTAGCTGGACCTTCTATTCTATTAGCCTATATGATTGCCGGACTTGTTATCTTTTTCATTATGCGTGCTCTTGGGGAAATGGCAATTGAACAACCAGTTGCTGGTTCTTTTAGTAAATATGCATATGATTATTTAGGACCGTTAGCAGGTTATATCACCGGTTGGAACTATTGGTTTTTATGGGTTATTACTTGCATGGCGGAAATTACTGCCGCTGGTATCTATATGGAATTTTGGTTCCCAGATATCCCGCGCTGGATTTGGGCATTAATGGCTCTTGTATTAATGAGTGCATTCAACTTTTTATCTGTAAAAGTATTCGGAGAACTTGAATTTTGGTTTGCTTTAATCAAAATTGTCACAATTATCTGTATGATCGTGATTGGGACAGGCATTATTCTATTTGGATTTGGAAATGATGGCATCGCTACTGGAATTTCGAACCTTTGGTCACATGGTGGCTGGTTCCCAAATGGTTTTTCTGGGTTACTTCTTTCCTTACAAATGGTTTTATTTGCTTATCTAGGAGTCGAACTTATCGGTGTTACAGCTGGTGAAGCACAAAACCCAAAGAAAACAATCGCGAAAGCAATTGACAACGTATTTTGGCGTATTTTACTGTTCTATGTTGGTGCTTTATTTGTTATGATGGCAATTTATCCATGGAATGAACTTGGCGATAAAGGAAGTCCGTTCGTATTAACATTCCAACAAATTGGCATAGCAAAAGCAGCGGGTATTATTAACTTTGTTGTCTTAACAGCAGCTCTTTCTTCTTGTAACGGTGGTCTATTTAGTACAGGACGTATGCTATTTACATTAGCCGAGCAGAAAAAGGCACCTGAAAAGTTCGGTCATTTAAATAAAAATGGCATTCCAAGTAAAGGAATTTTAGCAACTTCTTTCGTCCTACTCATTGGTGTTATTTTAAACTACCTTGTTCCTGCAAAAGTATTTACATGGCTTACTAGCATTTCAACGTTCGGTGCAATTTGGACATGGGGGATTATATTAGTTGCCCAAATCCAATTCCGTAAAGGATTACCAGCACAAACTAAGCAAAATTTAACGTATAAAATGCCTTTGCATCCATTAAGTTCTTATTTTTCACTCGGTTTTCTGACATTAGTATTAGGGATTATGGCTTATTCAGAGGATACAAGAATCGCATTAATTGTCGGTCCAATTTGGTTAATTGCATTGGTAGTTGTATATTACTTAAAAGGATTTCATAAGATAGATGCTGCAGCAAATTCAAAAATTAGTTAA